The following proteins are co-located in the Paralichthys olivaceus isolate ysfri-2021 chromosome 2, ASM2471397v2, whole genome shotgun sequence genome:
- the sys1 gene encoding protein SYS1 homolog isoform X2 encodes MASHFRSYIWDPVLIVGQIVLMQCIFYSFLGLWMAGVDSLVPTSRSLDQIFSYEALGFATMQGRLSMMAFILNSLTWFSSSGSDPSFSPTTATAGIVQVERSRWESANEWKTAG; translated from the exons ATGGCCAGCCACTTCCGTAGCTACATCTGGGACCCAGTTCTCATCGTGGGCCAAATTGTGTTGATGCAGTGCATCTTCTACAGCTTCTTGGGCCTGTGGATGGCTGGAGTAGACAGTCTGGTGCCAACTAGTCGATCACTGGACCAGATCTTCAGCTATGAA GCACTTGGCTTTGCAACAATGCAAGGAAGGCTGTCAATGATGGCGTTCATCTTAAACTCTCTCACCTG GTTTTCCTCCTCGGGCTCTGACCCTTCATTTTCTCCCACCACCGCCACCGCTGGAATTGTCCAGGTGGAAAGGAGCAGATGGGAGAGCGCTAACGAGTGGAAAACTGCTGGCTGA
- the sys1 gene encoding protein SYS1 homolog isoform X1, translated as MASHFRSYIWDPVLIVGQIVLMQCIFYSFLGLWMAGVDSLVPTSRSLDQIFSYEALGFATMQGRLSMMAFILNSLTCALGLWFFIRRGKQCLDFTVTVHFFHMIGCWIYNSHLPAVLSWWLVNVACMALMAVIGEYLCMRTELRAIPVNSAPKSNL; from the exons ATGGCCAGCCACTTCCGTAGCTACATCTGGGACCCAGTTCTCATCGTGGGCCAAATTGTGTTGATGCAGTGCATCTTCTACAGCTTCTTGGGCCTGTGGATGGCTGGAGTAGACAGTCTGGTGCCAACTAGTCGATCACTGGACCAGATCTTCAGCTATGAA GCACTTGGCTTTGCAACAATGCAAGGAAGGCTGTCAATGATGGCGTTCATCTTAAACTCTCTCACCTG TGCCCTTGGACTGTGGTTCTTCATACGTCGAGGGAAACAGTGTCTGGACTTCACGGTCACGGTGCATTTCTTCCACATGATCGGCTGCTGGATCTATAACTCTCACCTTCCAGCTGTCCTGTCCTGGTGGCTCGTCAATGTAGCCTGCATGGCCTTGATGGCTGTAATTGGAGAGTACTTGTGCATGCGAACTGAGCTCAGGGCCATTCCAGTCAATAGTGCACCCAAGTCTAACCTGTGA